In the Malaclemys terrapin pileata isolate rMalTer1 chromosome 12, rMalTer1.hap1, whole genome shotgun sequence genome, one interval contains:
- the LOC128846144 gene encoding ribonuclease pancreatic-like, translated as MALASGQSWFPPFEQFLWEHWDYPKTEVSNQNTYCDMMMWNRGLYGKPKHTFIHEPIEKIINVCRGEGKYLGDGWYQSKYFFHITKCKFNRMSGHYTGLGMSTKIVIRCIYGFPVAIQE; from the coding sequence ATGGCCCTGGCCAGCGGGCAGTCATGGTTTCCACCATTCGAACAATTCCTGTGGGAACACTGGGACTATCCAAAGACCGAAGTCTCCAACCAGAACACCTACTGCGACATGATGATGTGGAATCGGGGACTATATGGGAAGCCGAAACACACCTTCATCCATGAACCCATTGAGAAGATCATAAATGTCTGCCGTGGGGAAGGGAAATACCTCGGGGATGGCTGGTATCAGagcaaatattttttccacatcaCCAAGTGCAAATTTAACCGCATGTCCGGTCATTACACCGGGTTAGGGATGTCCACGAAAATTGTCATCAGATGCATATATGGGTTCCCTGTAGCTATTCAGGAGTAG